A stretch of the Bacteroidales bacterium genome encodes the following:
- the mazG gene encoding nucleoside triphosphate pyrophosphohydrolase codes for MNNMQDKLKAFENILKIMDDVREGCPWDKEQTNESLRTMTIEETYELADAVLEDDITGIKKELGDLFLHIIFYSKIASEKKQFDIADVINGLADKLIYRHPHVFGETKVSNQEDVMKNWEELKLKEKENGGRVLSGIPNSLPSVIKALRMQEKARGVGFDWEYKEQVWDKVREELNEFEAEVKKADKDKMESEFGDLMFAMINAARLYDINPDNALEKTNQKFIKRFNYLEDNTIKKGLSLKDMSLDEMEVIWQQAKIDE; via the coding sequence ATGAATAATATGCAAGATAAATTAAAGGCTTTTGAAAATATCTTAAAGATAATGGATGATGTCAGAGAAGGATGCCCTTGGGACAAAGAGCAAACCAATGAAAGCCTTCGTACTATGACTATTGAGGAAACTTATGAATTGGCTGATGCAGTATTGGAAGATGATATAACCGGAATAAAAAAGGAATTAGGCGACCTTTTCTTACATATTATTTTTTATTCAAAAATTGCTTCAGAAAAAAAACAATTTGATATTGCCGATGTTATTAATGGTCTGGCAGATAAGTTGATATACAGACATCCTCATGTATTTGGAGAAACCAAAGTGTCAAATCAAGAAGATGTTATGAAAAATTGGGAAGAACTTAAACTTAAAGAAAAAGAAAACGGAGGCAGAGTACTCAGTGGTATTCCTAATTCTTTGCCTTCTGTGATAAAAGCATTAAGAATGCAAGAAAAGGCGAGGGGAGTAGGTTTCGATTGGGAATACAAAGAACAAGTTTGGGATAAAGTAAGAGAAGAATTAAATGAATTTGAAGCAGAAGTTAAGAAAGCAGATAAAGATAAGATGGAATCTGAATTCGGTGATTTGATGTTTGCCATGATCAATGCTGCTCGATTATATGATATTAATCCGGATAATGCATTGGAAAAAACCAATCAAAAATTTATAAAACGATTTAATTATTTGGAAGATAATACCATTAAAAAAGGTTTATCTTTAAAAGATATGAGTTTGGATGAAATGGAAGTTATTTGGCAACAGGCAAAAATTGATGAGTAA
- a CDS encoding antibiotic biosynthesis monooxygenase yields MIVRIVKMKFRKEKINDFIKFSTEIKPIIKGQNGCLYLEILQDVRDKEIFFTCSHWNNEDDLNNYKETDFFKNVWPKAKEWFADRPEAWSLVKTEKENTNE; encoded by the coding sequence ATGATAGTAAGAATAGTTAAAATGAAGTTTAGGAAAGAGAAAATTAATGACTTCATTAAATTTTCAACAGAAATTAAACCAATAATTAAAGGACAAAACGGATGTTTATATCTTGAGATATTACAAGATGTAAGAGATAAGGAAATATTCTTTACATGTAGTCATTGGAATAATGAAGATGATTTAAATAATTATAAAGAAACTGATTTCTTTAAAAATGTTTGGCCAAAAGCAAAAGAATGGTTTGCTGATAGACCTGAAGCGTGGAGTTTAGTTAAAACTGAAAAAGAAAATACCAATGAATAA
- a CDS encoding SAM-dependent chlorinase/fluorinase, producing the protein MPVITLISDRNIDDFFLGRLKGQLLKACDNLNIVDLAHNIGHHSISKAAFILKNSYRNFPDGTVHLIGVDGECSGNRSHLIAKVQDQYFIAADNGLFSLVFESDEFETIIKIDGCDKSAFKTPALFVFGKIACEIINGVNPENLGKVTGKIKQMLALHPSHGENYILGNIIYMDSYSNAVSNITYDIFNEIAQGRPYRIYAGTSGYAINNVSYSYQDVEPGELVAVFNSLGLLEIAMNKGEISKLLSFSNTTKIRIEFYDSKNS; encoded by the coding sequence TTGCCGGTAATAACACTTATATCAGATCGAAATATTGATGATTTTTTTCTCGGCAGATTGAAAGGTCAGTTATTAAAAGCTTGTGATAATCTGAATATTGTTGATTTGGCTCATAACATAGGTCACCACAGTATTTCAAAAGCTGCATTTATTTTAAAGAACAGTTACAGAAATTTTCCTGACGGTACGGTTCATTTAATTGGTGTTGACGGTGAATGTTCCGGAAACAGAAGTCATTTGATTGCTAAAGTTCAAGATCAGTATTTTATTGCTGCGGATAACGGTCTTTTCAGCTTAGTTTTTGAGTCTGATGAATTTGAAACAATTATTAAAATTGACGGCTGTGATAAAAGTGCGTTTAAAACTCCTGCTTTATTTGTATTTGGTAAGATAGCATGTGAGATTATAAACGGTGTGAACCCTGAAAATTTAGGAAAAGTTACCGGTAAGATTAAACAAATGCTTGCATTGCATCCGTCGCACGGTGAAAACTATATCCTCGGTAATATTATTTATATGGACAGCTACAGTAATGCAGTTTCAAATATAACTTACGATATATTTAATGAAATTGCACAAGGCAGGCCATATCGTATTTATGCAGGTACTTCAGGATATGCAATTAATAATGTCAGTTATTCTTATCAAGATGTTGAACCGGGAGAACTGGTTGCCGTATTTAATTCACTCGGTTTGCTTGAAATAGCCATGAATAAAGGTGAGATTTCAAAACTTCTCAGTTTTAGTAATACAACAAAAATCAGAATAGAGTTTTATGATAGTAAGAATAGTTAA
- a CDS encoding PhoH family protein, producing the protein MIEKKIYLDPDSLIDFYGNDSKNTEKIKHLFPKLKIVIRGDEIKVSGGNQEVKNFEQFINKLKKQLDRFNKLEIKDIELIYNNKINLNFDSDSVIIYGNNGKPITARTENQKKFVNSYYKNDLIFAVGPAGTGKTYLAISLAVRALKNNEVRKIILSRPAVEAGERLGFLPGDLKDKLDPYLQALYDALSDILPGNKLNKLIEQGIIQIAPLAYMRGRTLNDAVVILDEAQNTTISQLKMFLTRMGESSKFIITGDMTQIDLPKNVKSGLLKVNDILNNIKGIKFIYFNKQDIVRHPLVSPIVEAFEKDRNKAKG; encoded by the coding sequence ATGATTGAAAAAAAAATATATTTAGATCCGGACAGTTTAATCGACTTTTACGGAAACGACAGTAAGAATACCGAAAAAATAAAGCATTTATTTCCAAAATTGAAGATTGTTATTCGAGGTGATGAGATTAAAGTTTCAGGAGGAAATCAAGAGGTTAAAAATTTTGAACAATTCATAAACAAGCTCAAAAAACAGTTAGACCGTTTTAATAAACTTGAAATTAAAGATATTGAATTGATCTACAATAATAAAATTAACTTGAACTTTGATTCAGATTCAGTTATCATATACGGCAATAACGGCAAGCCTATTACTGCTCGAACTGAAAATCAAAAAAAGTTCGTAAATTCATATTATAAAAATGATTTGATATTTGCTGTGGGTCCTGCGGGTACCGGCAAAACTTACTTGGCAATTTCATTAGCTGTAAGAGCTTTAAAAAATAATGAAGTAAGAAAGATCATTTTAAGCCGTCCGGCAGTTGAAGCCGGTGAAAGATTAGGCTTCTTACCCGGCGATCTTAAAGATAAATTAGATCCCTATTTGCAAGCATTGTATGATGCGTTATCAGATATCCTCCCCGGAAATAAACTAAACAAATTAATAGAGCAAGGCATTATTCAAATTGCACCTTTAGCATATATGAGAGGAAGAACTCTTAATGATGCCGTAGTAATACTTGATGAAGCCCAAAACACTACAATTTCACAACTTAAAATGTTCCTTACTCGAATGGGTGAAAGCTCAAAATTTATTATTACGGGTGATATGACTCAAATTGATCTTCCTAAAAATGTAAAATCAGGTTTATTGAAAGTTAATGATATATTAAATAACATAAAAGGTATTAAATTTATTTATTTCAACAAACAGGATATTGTAAGACATCCTTTGGTTTCTCCTATTGTTGAGGCGTTTGAGAAAGACAGAAATAAAGCAAAAGGGTAA
- a CDS encoding glycosyltransferase family 39 protein, translated as MSGTELKRKLFIKTFLKNNRNIIYPLILIIVFASSYNYVFDKKPDKSGDNYNYINYASSILEGNGYASPYTPKHKPTNWFPPGYSSLLALVMLFFGKNIIAFKIINGLFLISSILLFYFLILKLTKNTLFAFSISLILLLNWGLLMFSFIIMAEIPYLFFAVLTFYLILVFREDTRYWKSKYFYLIIITAVVTYYLRSHGIVLIIAAITFYLISKKFKIAVSFFAGVSILYLPWIIRNAIHGIKGRYLGTIMVYSPWKAETGQINSFSEFIEKLYVNLHDTVILGFFEVLFPFIRLNAISETLLIMLGILVIIIVFFGAWQVKKIRYLLILYFLGNIAVFMLWHTGNASRYVWTLAPFIAFCFYYGIFKIINLLIKPNKKKILNIISYIIIFSSILYIPKINEMHKLCKQDYSQGYKHYITLAEKVKQMNYNNSIITCRKPGMFHFYSGAYVTRYKFSKNEEIVLQNLVDNKVDFVVLEHLGLNSTSKFLIPAIAKYSGLFHEHIFIPEPNTFLLKFDRQKAKNILKANIYK; from the coding sequence ATGTCAGGGACTGAATTAAAACGAAAATTATTCATTAAAACATTTTTAAAAAACAATCGAAATATAATTTATCCCTTAATTTTAATTATTGTATTCGCTTCTTCATATAATTACGTTTTTGATAAAAAACCGGATAAAAGCGGAGATAATTATAATTATATTAATTATGCTTCTTCAATTTTAGAAGGGAATGGTTACGCCTCTCCCTACACTCCCAAGCATAAACCAACTAACTGGTTCCCTCCCGGTTATTCAAGCTTATTGGCATTAGTTATGTTGTTTTTCGGAAAAAATATAATTGCATTTAAAATTATTAACGGATTATTTTTAATCAGTAGCATATTATTATTCTACTTCTTAATACTTAAATTGACTAAAAATACTCTTTTTGCTTTTTCAATCAGCTTAATTCTTTTATTAAATTGGGGACTTTTAATGTTTTCATTTATTATTATGGCAGAAATCCCATATTTATTTTTTGCAGTTTTAACCTTTTACTTGATTTTAGTCTTTAGAGAAGATACTAGATATTGGAAATCAAAATATTTTTATTTGATTATTATTACAGCTGTCGTAACATATTATTTGAGGAGCCATGGGATTGTACTTATCATAGCAGCAATTACATTCTATCTTATCAGCAAAAAATTTAAAATTGCCGTAAGTTTTTTTGCAGGAGTATCTATATTATATCTTCCGTGGATAATAAGAAATGCTATACATGGTATTAAAGGCAGGTATTTGGGAACAATTATGGTTTACAGCCCATGGAAAGCTGAAACCGGACAAATTAATTCGTTTAGTGAATTTATTGAAAAACTGTATGTTAACCTTCATGATACTGTTATTCTTGGATTTTTTGAAGTACTTTTTCCATTTATCCGATTAAATGCAATATCAGAAACTTTGCTAATAATGTTAGGAATACTTGTAATTATCATAGTATTTTTCGGTGCTTGGCAAGTAAAAAAAATTCGTTATTTGCTAATTTTATATTTTCTCGGAAACATAGCTGTTTTTATGCTTTGGCATACCGGCAATGCTTCCAGATATGTATGGACACTGGCACCTTTTATTGCTTTTTGTTTTTATTACGGAATTTTTAAAATAATAAATTTGTTAATAAAACCTAACAAAAAGAAAATCTTAAATATTATATCTTACATAATAATATTCTCATCCATTCTTTATATTCCGAAAATTAATGAAATGCATAAATTATGCAAACAGGATTATTCTCAAGGGTATAAGCATTATATCACATTAGCTGAAAAAGTTAAACAAATGAATTATAATAATTCAATTATTACTTGCAGAAAACCGGGAATGTTTCATTTTTATTCCGGTGCCTATGTTACAAGATATAAATTTAGTAAGAATGAAGAAATAGTGCTTCAGAATTTAGTTGATAATAAAGTTGATTTTGTAGTATTGGAACATTTGGGACTAAATTCAACATCAAAATTCTTAATACCTGCTATTGCAAAATATTCGGGATTATTTCATGAACACATTTTTATTCCTGAACCAAATACATTTTTATTAAAATTCGACAGACAAAAAGCTAAAAATATACTTAAAGCTAATATATATAAATAA
- the lepB gene encoding signal peptidase I: MKQLKFILFSLILIFSLTVLIKIFFIQVYKVETDSMYKTILSGDKLIISKISRFKTGDIILYKDEKYDQLNLCRLAAQYKDTVTISGQDVFVNNKKFVFQHHTKSYCIRFIKISEVDSLKMKYNLKELNNSGFYQAELTQYEYDEIMTDSVSDLKKKVFPIEKHTQSFFSVEQKINKIVMSKDSVFVLNDNRRDLNDSRTLGLINKKNIVGRVIYIY, translated from the coding sequence ATGAAACAGCTGAAATTTATTTTATTTTCATTAATATTGATCTTTTCGTTAACTGTTCTGATAAAAATTTTCTTTATTCAAGTTTATAAAGTTGAAACTGATTCGATGTATAAAACAATTTTATCCGGAGATAAATTGATTATCAGCAAAATTTCACGATTCAAAACCGGAGATATTATTCTTTATAAAGATGAAAAGTATGATCAATTAAATCTTTGCAGATTAGCAGCACAATATAAAGATACTGTTACTATATCAGGGCAAGATGTATTTGTGAATAATAAAAAATTTGTCTTTCAGCATCATACAAAAAGTTATTGCATAAGATTTATTAAAATTTCGGAAGTTGATTCATTAAAAATGAAATACAATTTAAAAGAATTGAATAATTCCGGGTTTTATCAGGCAGAATTAACTCAATATGAATATGATGAAATAATGACCGATTCTGTTTCAGATTTAAAAAAGAAAGTTTTTCCGATTGAAAAACACACTCAAAGTTTTTTTTCTGTTGAACAAAAAATAAATAAAATTGTTATGAGCAAAGATTCTGTTTTTGTGTTAAATGATAACAGACGTGATCTTAATGATTCAAGAACTTTAGGTTTGATAAATAAAAAAAATATTGTTGGAAGAGTTATTTATATATATTAG
- a CDS encoding S26 family signal peptidase: protein MRKILKNKYFKFGFWTFVFILFIIWIGSWWLILGIPIIYDYYISKKVNWTFWKKRNLEKKSKLIEWVDALVFAIIAATIIRMFFIEAYMIPTSSLEKSLLVGDYLFVSKISYGPRMPNTPLSIPFMHHTIPGTKASKPYLEWIKSPYKRLAGLGEVQRNDIVVFNFPVGDTVAIERSAESYYKIVRGYARQNMDADIKSGKELKSEEYYLSNARKLVRGNYTIVGRPVDKKDNYVKRCVAVAGDILEIKSSEVYINGQIGEKFENAQQNHHIVMKPGKSLNKKTLLDMGISSEDYSISQRYGVAGYVLPLTEDYAKKISKFKSVSFVEKIVHDSAVFDPDIFPHDSRYKWNNDHFGPLYIPEAGKTIKIDTSNISKYKRVINVYENNDLKITDGKIFINGKEAKEYTFKMNYYFMMGDNRSNSADSRFWGFVPDDHVVGKPVFIWLSLDKDKTIFTGKIRFDRILKIIDDDI from the coding sequence ATGAGAAAAATATTAAAAAATAAGTATTTTAAGTTTGGTTTTTGGACCTTTGTTTTTATCCTTTTTATAATTTGGATTGGAAGTTGGTGGCTGATACTCGGTATCCCGATAATTTATGATTACTATATTTCCAAAAAAGTAAATTGGACTTTCTGGAAAAAAAGAAATCTTGAGAAAAAAAGCAAGCTGATTGAATGGGTAGACGCCTTGGTTTTTGCAATTATAGCAGCAACTATTATCAGAATGTTTTTTATTGAAGCATATATGATACCTACTTCTTCTTTGGAAAAATCATTATTAGTCGGAGATTATCTTTTTGTAAGCAAAATAAGTTACGGACCGAGAATGCCGAATACGCCTTTGTCTATTCCTTTTATGCATCATACAATTCCGGGTACAAAAGCTTCTAAACCATACTTGGAATGGATAAAATCTCCGTATAAAAGATTAGCCGGATTGGGTGAAGTTCAAAGAAATGATATTGTTGTTTTTAATTTTCCGGTTGGAGATACAGTTGCCATAGAACGATCGGCAGAAAGTTATTATAAAATTGTAAGAGGATATGCAAGGCAAAATATGGATGCTGACATTAAATCCGGTAAGGAATTAAAAAGTGAAGAGTATTATTTAAGTAATGCAAGAAAATTGGTTCGCGGAAATTACACAATCGTCGGCAGACCGGTAGATAAAAAAGATAATTACGTGAAAAGATGTGTGGCTGTAGCAGGTGATATTCTTGAGATTAAATCTTCCGAAGTTTATATTAACGGTCAAATAGGTGAAAAGTTTGAAAATGCACAGCAGAATCATCATATTGTTATGAAACCGGGTAAATCTTTAAATAAAAAAACATTACTTGATATGGGAATAAGTTCAGAGGATTACAGTATTTCTCAAAGATATGGTGTTGCAGGATATGTACTGCCCTTAACTGAAGATTATGCCAAGAAAATTTCGAAATTTAAAAGTGTTAGTTTTGTTGAGAAAATTGTTCATGATTCTGCTGTTTTTGATCCCGATATTTTTCCGCATGATTCCCGATATAAATGGAATAATGATCATTTCGGACCCTTGTATATTCCTGAAGCAGGAAAAACAATTAAGATTGATACAAGTAATATATCAAAATACAAAAGAGTAATAAATGTTTATGAAAATAATGATCTTAAAATAACTGACGGAAAAATATTTATTAACGGAAAAGAAGCAAAAGAATATACTTTTAAAATGAATTATTACTTTATGATGGGTGATAACAGAAGTAATTCCGCAGATTCCAGATTCTGGGGCTTTGTACCTGATGATCATGTTGTAGGGAAACCTGTATTTATTTGGTTGTCACTTGATAAAGATAAAACTATCTTTACCGGTAAGATAAGATTTGACAGAATATTAAAGATTATTGACGATGATATATAA
- a CDS encoding type II toxin-antitoxin system RelE/ParE family toxin, producing the protein MVGRLIWSELAQQQKKDIFDYWNERNKSKIYSRKLNMLFNEAAEMLIVHPRIGRMTDFDNIRIKLVRDYWLVYQVAEDEVRVLAVWDTHRNPKRFENLLKTLK; encoded by the coding sequence ATGGTTGGAAGATTAATTTGGTCAGAATTGGCTCAACAGCAGAAAAAAGACATATTTGATTATTGGAATGAACGTAATAAGTCAAAAATATACAGTCGTAAGTTAAACATGCTTTTCAATGAAGCTGCTGAAATGCTGATAGTTCACCCAAGAATTGGGAGAATGACAGATTTTGACAACATCCGTATTAAGTTAGTTCGTGATTATTGGTTGGTGTATCAAGTTGCTGAGGATGAAGTTAGAGTTTTAGCTGTTTGGGATACTCACAGAAACCCAAAACGTTTTGAAAATCTGCTGAAAACTTTAAAATAA
- the dapB gene encoding 4-hydroxy-tetrahydrodipicolinate reductase: MKIALIGYGKMGKEIEKIALEKGHEIIYKFDVSNKDDFTVENLKKSDVAIEFTQPDSAYENYMKCFEANIPVVSGTTGWLDKLPDIKFQCKNNNKTFFYASNFSLGVNLFFKLNKSLANLMNKVEAYDVSISETHHTEKKDAPSGTAISLAEDLISNFNNKKTWVKENAVSDTELAIRSIREDKVPGIHTIKYESAVDYIKITHSAKSRKGFALGAVLAAEFTRNNKGFLTMDDLLDF; encoded by the coding sequence ATGAAAATAGCATTAATAGGATACGGAAAAATGGGTAAAGAAATTGAAAAAATTGCCCTTGAAAAAGGTCATGAAATTATATATAAATTTGATGTGTCAAATAAAGATGATTTCACGGTTGAAAATTTAAAAAAATCAGATGTTGCAATAGAATTTACTCAACCGGATTCTGCTTATGAAAACTATATGAAATGTTTTGAGGCAAATATTCCTGTAGTTTCAGGAACAACCGGTTGGCTTGACAAATTGCCTGATATTAAGTTTCAATGCAAAAATAATAATAAAACTTTTTTTTATGCTTCAAATTTTAGTTTAGGAGTAAATTTATTTTTTAAACTTAATAAATCTTTGGCAAACCTTATGAACAAAGTTGAAGCTTATGATGTATCAATATCGGAAACACATCACACCGAAAAAAAAGATGCGCCAAGTGGTACTGCAATCAGTTTAGCTGAAGATTTAATTTCAAATTTTAATAATAAGAAAACTTGGGTAAAAGAAAATGCAGTTAGTGATACAGAACTTGCAATTCGGTCGATAAGAGAAGATAAAGTACCGGGTATTCATACCATAAAATATGAATCTGCCGTTGATTATATTAAAATTACACATAGTGCAAAAAGCAGAAAAGGTTTTGCTCTCGGAGCTGTTTTGGCAGCAGAATTTACAAGAAACAATAAAGGTTTTTTGACAATGGATGATTTATTAGATTTTTAG
- the rplT gene encoding 50S ribosomal protein L20: MPRSTNKVASRAKRKKVLKQTKGYFGRRKNVWTVAKNAHEKGLQYAYRDRKTKKRNFRALWIQRINAAVRQYDMSYSEFMGKIHKKGIELNRKVLADLAMNHPEAFKAIVDSVK; this comes from the coding sequence ATGCCACGATCAACAAACAAAGTAGCATCAAGAGCAAAAAGAAAAAAAGTCCTAAAACAAACTAAAGGTTACTTCGGAAGAAGGAAAAATGTTTGGACTGTTGCGAAAAATGCACACGAAAAAGGTTTGCAATATGCTTACCGAGACAGAAAAACTAAAAAAAGAAATTTCAGAGCATTATGGATTCAAAGAATCAATGCCGCTGTAAGACAATATGATATGTCTTATTCTGAATTTATGGGAAAAATTCATAAAAAAGGAATTGAATTGAACCGAAAAGTGCTGGCTGACTTAGCCATGAATCATCCGGAAGCTTTTAAAGCTATTGTTGATTCAGTAAAATAA
- the rpmI gene encoding 50S ribosomal protein L35, whose amino-acid sequence MPKMKTKGGAKKRFRITGTGKIKRKHAFKSHILTKKSKKRKRNLGYDAIVCKADEKNVKRLLAMK is encoded by the coding sequence ATGCCTAAAATGAAAACAAAAGGCGGAGCGAAGAAAAGATTCAGAATTACCGGAACCGGTAAAATTAAACGAAAACATGCTTTTAAAAGTCATATTTTGACTAAAAAATCTAAAAAGCGAAAAAGAAACTTGGGTTACGATGCTATCGTCTGTAAAGCTGATGAGAAAAACGTAAAACGACTTCTCGCTATGAAATGA
- the infC gene encoding translation initiation factor IF-3: MRKKRTYTKRKDNLKYKFKTGKYIRAKTVRLVGDNIETGIYSLDEALAIAEEQELALVEISPNANPPVCKVIDFQKFIFEQKKKQKELKSKQQKVVIKEIRFGPNIDEHDFNFKLNHAQKFLESGAKVKVFVFFKGRTIVYKDQGKIKLLEFAQALEEFGKVEAMPKLEGKKMTMFITPVKK, from the coding sequence ATCAGAAAAAAAAGAACATATACTAAAAGGAAAGACAATTTAAAATATAAGTTTAAAACAGGTAAATATATCAGAGCCAAAACAGTGAGATTGGTTGGTGACAATATTGAAACCGGTATTTATTCTTTGGATGAAGCATTGGCTATTGCTGAAGAGCAAGAACTTGCACTTGTAGAAATTTCTCCGAATGCTAACCCTCCGGTTTGTAAAGTTATTGATTTTCAAAAATTTATTTTTGAACAAAAGAAAAAACAAAAAGAGTTGAAGTCAAAACAACAAAAGGTTGTTATAAAAGAGATTAGATTCGGACCGAATATTGATGAACATGATTTTAATTTTAAACTGAATCATGCACAAAAGTTTTTGGAGAGCGGTGCAAAAGTGAAAGTTTTTGTATTCTTTAAAGGAAGAACAATTGTGTATAAAGATCAAGGTAAAATAAAGTTATTAGAATTTGCACAAGCACTTGAAGAGTTTGGTAAAGTTGAAGCAATGCCTAAATTGGAAGGAAAGAAAATGACTATGTTCATTACCCCTGTTAAAAAATAA